A genomic stretch from Aedes albopictus strain Foshan chromosome 2, AalbF5, whole genome shotgun sequence includes:
- the LOC134288180 gene encoding uncharacterized protein LOC134288180, which yields MSGSKMEIDRENEEDDLQLQSKSTPSVSSSILNTDNDGDDNDDSYDDDDDYEDGINVTLLSSPPSIQVPLNPEVQLNTSTQEIKRTTKIKLSGAGQKRFKRLVESGYSRKDAHLLALIPSNDSSKRQRNTDLNGSNTSGNPTPAKIARNNGGAHKPQVTSSNVQNRLDAARSGLPIPQKGFEGKIKPSYRDVTNYVKLGVLPKGYPDIELSTEQLTAIQKDILKKVAGQRKELLKPKFGNCVLKSGYLIIVCKNQETADWLKSIIPSVNPWAGAQLLAVEEKDIPRPEILIGFFPLSAEDSNEEILALLESQNDGLAVDTWRVLQRNVKNQHVELVFTVDGGSLNSIKKSDFSLDFKFGYANLRKKYQKRNEEGSSERPELRDGCDSHKTHTSTGDGIMVVDQSAQIPGPSGVKRAQKIPKNSGHATSIGIEKNTNTTKNEESALGYRDLKIQGAKCSSKGSRRTNVGAALNPRPSGEPDQIQP from the coding sequence ATGAGTGGATCAAAGATGGAGATTGATAGAGAAAATGAGGAAGATGATTTGCAACTCCAAAGCAAATCAACACCCTCCGTCTCCTCATCCATCCTCAACACCGATAACGATGGCGATGATAATGATGATAgctacgatgatgatgacgactacGAAGATGGAATCAACGTCACTCTGCTATCCTCTCCGCCATCAATTCAGGTCCCCCTAAACCCTGAGGTGCAATTAAATACCTCTACACAGGAAATTAAGAGGACAACTAAAATTAAACTAAGCGGAGCGGGTCAAAAACGCTTCAAGAGGCTCGTCGAGAGTGGGTATAGCCGAAAAGATGCTCATCTTTTGGCTTTAATACCATCTAACGATTCATCCAAGCGCCAAAGAAATACGGACTTGAATGGATCAAATACCAGCGGCAATCCAACGCCAGCTAAAATTGCGCGCAACAACGGAGGTGCCCATAAACCTCAGGTGACCAGCAGCAATGTGCAAAACCGGCTTGACGCGGCTCGATCGGGACTTCCTATACCCCAAAAGGGATTTGAAGGCAAGATCAAGCCATCATACCGGGATGTCACGAATTATGTAAAGCTGGGGGTACTCCCAAAAGGATACCCTGATATAGAGCTTTCAACTGAACAACTGACTGCTATTCAGAAAGATATATTGAAAAAAGTGGCAGGCCAACGTAAAGAGTTACTTAAGCCTAAATTTGGCAATTGTGTGCTCAAGTCAGGCTATTTAATCATCGTTTGCAAAAATCAAGAAACTGCAGACTGGTTAAAAAGCATTATTCCTTCAGTTAATCCCTGGGCAGGGGCGCAGCTTTTAGCGGTGGAAGAAAAGGATATCCCCCGTCCAGAGATACTTATTGGTTTCTTTCCATTGAGTGCAGAAGACTCCAACGAAGAGATTCTGGCTCTATTAGAGAGCCAAAATGATGGGTTGGCTGTCGATACGTGGAGGGTACTCCAACGTAACGTTAAAAACCAACATGTTGAACTAGTTTTCACAGTTGACGGAGGATCTCTGAACTCCATCAAAAAAAGTGATTTTAGTTTGGACTTCAAATTCGGATATGCTAACCTcaggaaaaaatatcaaaagaggAATGAGGAAGGCAGTAGTGAAAGACCAGAGCTACGGGATGGTTGTGATTCTCACAAGACCCATACAAGTACTGGAGATGGCATAATGGTCGTAGATCAAAGTGCTCAAATCCCAGGACCCAGTGGTGTTAAGAGAGcacaaaaaatccctaaaaactcTGGCCACGCTACAAGTATCGGTatcgaaaaaaatacaaacacaaCGAAAAACGAAGAATCAGCACTAGGATACAGAGACCTGAAAATCCAAGGAGCGAAGTGTTCAAGTAAAGGTAGCCGCAGAACCAATGTTGGGGCAGCATTAAATCCCCGACCAAGCGGTGAACCAGATCAAATTCaaccctaa